The following are from one region of the Flavobacteriaceae bacterium UJ101 genome:
- a CDS encoding maltoporin (Involved in the transport of maltose and maltodextrins; Belongs to the porin LamB (TC 1.B.3) family.): protein MKRIIQFIIPLGGIISTPLIAQSEQDSIQLLKKQIEQLESNKTAIQKISERLAKFENHSLTPTGYFRTTMGTSEGGETQAFFQAPGAQSKYRMGNEADTYAEFALKYKYQLKEEGTSFETMFRMRGWSAKGDNMNWKLDDIGEFYVKMNDIYKDIDVWGGRRYYYRMSTHIIDHFWLNPGEGSNVGFGVEGLRGKDKEDDIKIALFEYEMDGVTRPDGQSISSSEDYIQSYVLDARWVDIPFNKDGQMNIWGQYSARTSNEALGFDSKQGFGVGFWHNQKKLFGGKANNIFYGSFRQGTSVYQTGYDITPVYENFGGSSDIIRYDLDKANLWEFSNNFLYELDERFAVNWILLFSQENRGVTPYNYNTGEVTGKGKQINWFSTGFRAEKYLHKHLSLALETGFDYVDNQITDQNGWLTKITFSPEIRWNYGFYTRPVIRPFVTYAFWPDNFEGSVGNQFGTAPYGDNTDGFVFGINIEAWW, encoded by the coding sequence ATGAAACGTATTATACAATTTATAATTCCTTTAGGAGGGATTATATCCACACCATTAATAGCACAGAGTGAACAAGACTCTATACAATTATTAAAAAAGCAAATAGAACAACTCGAATCAAATAAAACAGCTATTCAGAAAATAAGTGAACGATTAGCAAAGTTTGAAAATCATTCTTTAACACCAACAGGTTATTTTCGTACTACGATGGGGACTAGTGAAGGAGGAGAAACTCAAGCTTTTTTTCAGGCTCCAGGAGCACAGTCTAAGTACCGTATGGGGAATGAAGCTGATACTTATGCTGAATTTGCTTTAAAATATAAATATCAACTTAAGGAAGAAGGAACTTCTTTTGAAACCATGTTTCGTATGAGAGGATGGTCTGCAAAAGGCGACAATATGAATTGGAAATTGGATGATATAGGAGAATTTTATGTCAAAATGAATGATATCTATAAAGATATTGATGTTTGGGGAGGGAGAAGATATTATTATCGGATGTCGACTCATATTATTGATCATTTTTGGTTAAATCCAGGTGAAGGTTCAAATGTTGGTTTTGGAGTAGAAGGGTTGAGAGGTAAAGATAAAGAAGATGATATTAAAATTGCATTATTTGAATATGAAATGGATGGAGTAACGCGTCCTGATGGTCAATCTATATCCTCTTCAGAGGATTATATACAATCGTATGTTTTAGATGCTCGTTGGGTAGATATTCCATTTAATAAAGATGGTCAAATGAATATCTGGGGGCAATATTCTGCTCGAACTTCAAACGAAGCTTTAGGGTTTGATTCAAAACAAGGTTTTGGAGTAGGGTTTTGGCACAATCAAAAGAAGTTATTTGGAGGAAAAGCCAATAATATCTTTTATGGAAGCTTTCGACAAGGAACTTCGGTATATCAAACAGGTTATGATATAACACCTGTTTATGAAAACTTTGGAGGAAGTTCCGATATCATACGATATGATTTGGACAAAGCCAATTTATGGGAGTTTTCTAATAACTTTTTGTATGAATTAGATGAAAGGTTTGCTGTTAATTGGATTTTGTTATTTAGTCAAGAAAATAGAGGAGTAACACCGTATAATTATAATACAGGAGAAGTAACAGGGAAAGGAAAGCAAATTAATTGGTTTAGTACTGGATTTAGAGCGGAGAAGTATTTGCATAAACATTTAAGTTTAGCTTTAGAAACAGGTTTTGATTATGTAGATAACCAAATTACAGATCAAAATGGGTGGCTAACGAAAATTACTTTTTCACCTGAAATACGTTGGAATTACGGGTTTTATACAAGGCCAGTTATTCGTCCTTTTGTTACCTATGCCTTTTGGCCTGATAATTTTGAAGGTAGTGTGGGAAATCAATTTGGAACAGCTCCTTATGGAGATAATACGGATGGATTTGTTTTTGGTATTAATATAGAAGCTTGGTGGTAG
- a CDS encoding coproporphyrinogen dehydrogenase (Involved in the biosynthesis of porphyrin-containing compound; Belongs to the anaerobic coproporphyrinogen-III oxidase family. HemN-like subfamily.; KEGG: hhl:Halha_1901 oxygen-independent coproporphyrinogen III oxidase) yields the protein MVLAINEELILRKNYLSEEIETIYLGGGTPSILSNDEIEIIFETIYKNYKVSNNVEVTLEANPDDLTQEKIQFFQNTPINRFSIGIQSFFDSDLQFMNRAHNAKEAIQSIENVKKVGFDNITIDLIYGVPNSKNWKQNLEIFFDLDIPHLSSYALTVEDKTALSYLIKTKKVQPVDDVQQEREYNQLIEAVNTYHFEQYEISNFAKDEKYSKHNANYWKSKPYLGIGPSAHSFNGRSRQWNVANNTRYIKELQNHTLPSEVETLTLKDQFNEKVMIGLRTKWGIDLAQIRDLGVQFEEKLLILSKSYIAENKLIEKNGFLILNPEYRFFADGIASDLFMIE from the coding sequence ATGGTTTTAGCTATTAATGAGGAATTGATTTTAAGGAAGAATTATTTATCTGAAGAGATTGAAACAATCTATTTAGGAGGAGGAACACCTTCTATTTTATCAAATGATGAAATTGAAATTATTTTTGAAACTATTTATAAAAATTATAAGGTGTCAAATAATGTAGAAGTTACTTTGGAAGCAAACCCCGATGATTTAACTCAAGAAAAAATACAATTCTTTCAAAATACTCCAATTAATAGATTCAGTATAGGAATTCAATCGTTTTTTGATTCGGATTTACAGTTTATGAATCGTGCTCATAATGCAAAAGAAGCGATACAGAGTATTGAAAATGTAAAGAAAGTGGGTTTTGATAATATAACCATCGATTTGATATATGGAGTACCCAATTCTAAGAATTGGAAGCAGAATTTAGAAATATTTTTTGATTTGGATATTCCACACTTATCATCTTATGCGTTAACAGTAGAAGATAAAACGGCTTTAAGTTATTTAATAAAGACAAAAAAGGTACAACCAGTTGATGATGTACAACAGGAACGTGAATACAATCAATTAATAGAAGCTGTTAATACATATCATTTTGAGCAATATGAGATTTCTAATTTTGCAAAAGATGAAAAATATTCAAAGCATAATGCAAATTATTGGAAATCGAAGCCGTATTTAGGTATTGGCCCGTCGGCACATTCATTTAATGGTAGGAGTAGGCAATGGAATGTAGCCAACAATACACGTTATATAAAGGAATTACAAAATCATACATTACCATCGGAGGTTGAAACACTTACTTTGAAAGATCAGTTTAATGAAAAAGTAATGATTGGTTTAAGAACAAAATGGGGAATTGATTTGGCTCAAATTAGAGATCTGGGAGTACAATTTGAAGAAAAATTATTAATTTTATCAAAGTCGTATATTGCTGAAAATAAATTGATTGAAAAAAATGGATTTTTAATTTTAAATCCTGAATATCGCTTTTTTGCAGATGGAATTGCTTCTGATTTATTTATGATTGAATAG
- a CDS encoding C-terminal processing peptidase (Belongs to the peptidase S41A family; Contains 1 PDZ (DHR) domain.; KEGG: afd:Alfi_3150 carboxyl-terminal processing protease), producing the protein MRKLFDNGYGPLILLTAVLFGFSVGVFFIKFNPQYGLISKNQKKMQDLIYVIENDYVDEVNTDSIVDKTIDAILSELDPHSKYIAPELTQMAEDDLNGEFVGIGISYLRMNDTIVIQRVLENSPNQGKIFTGDKLLSADQHPLTGDSIHFASKYLKGIENTKVKVSLIRGQDTITQNLERKKIINSPIRAAYMINDSIGFINLNTFTYNSGDLISNAIDDLKIQGMKTLVLDLRGNGGGFLREAKKIADEFLADQKVMYYVKGRKNKKEETVATKEGDFEQGKLYILIDEESASASELLAGAIQDQDRGIIVGRRSFGKGLVQQEMELSDGSKVRLTTARYYTPTGRSIQKAFSKGEKGVKAYQNESFERYHSGEMYFVDSIKINDSLKFKTPKGKVVYGGGGIIPDVFVAVDTLSVGDWYYLQQGRANIYDYTNRYILENKEQLAQWNIETFNTKFDQEKVYKEYLKKFKKVGKVSKADQEKIQQLLKALIARNFYGDEAYFKIYNHSDNTIKKVLELEKTLN; encoded by the coding sequence ATGCGTAAGTTATTTGATAATGGGTATGGTCCCTTAATATTATTGACAGCAGTCCTTTTTGGATTTTCTGTAGGCGTGTTTTTTATAAAATTTAACCCTCAATATGGTTTAATAAGTAAGAATCAAAAAAAAATGCAAGACCTAATCTATGTAATCGAAAATGATTATGTAGATGAAGTAAATACAGATTCCATTGTAGATAAAACCATTGATGCTATTCTTTCTGAGTTAGATCCTCATTCAAAATATATAGCTCCTGAGCTAACTCAAATGGCAGAAGACGATTTAAATGGAGAGTTTGTTGGGATAGGGATTTCTTATTTAAGAATGAACGATACTATTGTGATTCAACGAGTTTTGGAAAACAGTCCTAATCAAGGGAAAATATTTACAGGAGATAAATTACTTTCTGCCGATCAACATCCCTTAACAGGGGATAGCATTCATTTTGCTTCGAAATACTTAAAAGGAATTGAAAATACAAAAGTAAAGGTAAGTTTGATTCGTGGTCAAGATACCATCACTCAAAATTTAGAGCGAAAAAAAATTATAAATAGTCCAATTCGAGCCGCTTATATGATAAATGATTCTATAGGTTTTATTAATTTGAATACATTTACCTATAATTCAGGGGACTTGATAAGCAATGCTATTGATGATTTGAAAATCCAAGGTATGAAAACGTTGGTTTTAGATCTTCGAGGAAATGGAGGAGGTTTTTTACGTGAAGCCAAGAAGATAGCAGATGAGTTTCTAGCTGATCAGAAGGTTATGTATTATGTGAAAGGTAGAAAGAATAAAAAAGAAGAAACAGTTGCTACCAAAGAGGGTGATTTTGAACAAGGTAAATTGTATATTTTAATTGATGAAGAATCCGCTTCAGCAAGTGAATTGTTGGCAGGGGCTATTCAGGATCAAGATCGAGGAATTATTGTAGGAAGAAGATCTTTTGGAAAAGGGTTGGTTCAACAAGAAATGGAACTTTCCGATGGATCAAAAGTTCGCTTGACTACGGCACGTTATTATACACCAACTGGACGATCCATTCAAAAAGCCTTTTCCAAAGGAGAGAAAGGAGTCAAAGCCTATCAAAATGAAAGTTTTGAACGATATCACTCTGGAGAGATGTACTTTGTAGATAGTATCAAAATTAACGATTCATTGAAGTTTAAGACACCTAAAGGTAAAGTTGTTTATGGAGGTGGTGGTATAATCCCTGATGTATTTGTAGCTGTTGATACCTTATCAGTAGGGGATTGGTATTATTTACAACAAGGGAGAGCTAATATTTATGATTATACAAATCGTTATATTTTAGAAAATAAAGAGCAATTAGCTCAGTGGAATATAGAAACTTTTAATACAAAATTTGATCAAGAAAAGGTGTACAAAGAATACCTTAAAAAGTTTAAAAAAGTAGGAAAAGTTTCTAAAGCAGATCAAGAAAAAATTCAGCAATTACTCAAAGCTCTTATTGCACGAAATTTTTATGGAGATGAAGCTTATTTTAAAATTTATAACCATTCTGATAATACAATAAAAAAAGTATTGGAATTAGAAAAAACACTAAATTAA
- the aat gene encoding leucyltransferase (Functions in the N-end rule pathway of protein degradation where it conjugates Leu, Phe and, less efficiently, Met from aminoacyl-tRNAs to the N-termini of proteins containing an N-terminal arginine or lysine; Belongs to the L/F-transferase family.; KEGG: scu:SCE1572_34420 leucyl/phenylalanyl-tRNA--protein transferase), which produces MKLKVLSDKIVFPSVDGVGEHGIVAIGGDLSVKRLKLAYQTGIFPWFNDDEPIMWWSPDPRFVLYPKDLKVSKSMRKILRNETFTITYNQNFKEVIQACQKIPREGQEGTWITDNMVKAYVELHKEGWAKSVEVWKDDKLVGGLYGIDLGNVFCGESMFSKVSNASKAGFITFIEEKLNQYEVIDCQIHTDHLESLGAKEIPRELFLSYLK; this is translated from the coding sequence ATGAAGTTGAAAGTTTTGTCAGACAAAATAGTGTTTCCATCAGTTGATGGAGTTGGTGAACACGGTATTGTAGCTATAGGGGGGGATCTTTCAGTTAAACGATTAAAACTAGCATATCAAACAGGTATCTTTCCCTGGTTTAATGACGATGAACCCATTATGTGGTGGTCTCCTGATCCACGTTTTGTATTGTATCCGAAAGATCTAAAGGTTTCAAAGAGTATGCGTAAAATATTACGAAATGAAACATTTACGATAACCTATAACCAAAATTTTAAGGAAGTTATTCAAGCGTGCCAGAAAATTCCGAGAGAGGGGCAAGAAGGAACCTGGATAACAGATAATATGGTTAAAGCATATGTAGAGTTACATAAAGAGGGTTGGGCAAAAAGTGTTGAAGTATGGAAAGATGATAAATTGGTAGGTGGTTTGTACGGTATTGATTTAGGAAATGTTTTTTGTGGTGAAAGTATGTTTTCAAAGGTAAGCAATGCTTCTAAAGCAGGTTTTATTACTTTTATAGAAGAGAAATTGAATCAATATGAAGTGATTGATTGCCAGATACACACTGACCATTTAGAAAGTTTAGGAGCAAAAGAAATACCACGAGAATTATTTTTATCATATCTAAAATAA
- the comEB gene encoding DCMP deaminase (Supplies the nucleotide substrate for thymidylate synthetase. Belongs to the cytidine and deoxycytidylate deaminase family; Contains 1 CMP/dCMP-type deaminase domain.; KEGG: fin:KQS_12125 dCMP deaminase), whose product MSNLDSKKSKYDRAYLKMALEWAKLSYCNRKKVGALLVKDRMIISDGYNGTPSGFENLCEDEEGYTKWYVLHAEANAILKVAASTQSAEGATLYITLSPCKECSKLIHQSGIKRVVYIREYRDTTGVELLRKAGVEVEHFSEELLKDA is encoded by the coding sequence ATGTCGAATTTAGATTCTAAAAAATCAAAATATGATCGGGCTTATTTAAAAATGGCCTTAGAGTGGGCAAAGCTTTCTTACTGTAATCGAAAAAAGGTTGGAGCACTACTAGTAAAAGATAGAATGATTATTTCAGATGGATATAATGGAACTCCTAGTGGCTTTGAAAATTTATGTGAAGATGAAGAAGGTTATACAAAGTGGTATGTTTTGCATGCAGAAGCAAATGCGATATTAAAAGTTGCTGCTTCTACACAATCTGCTGAAGGAGCTACCCTTTATATCACATTATCACCGTGTAAAGAGTGTAGTAAATTAATTCATCAATCAGGAATAAAAAGAGTTGTTTATATTCGAGAATATCGTGATACGACGGGAGTAGAATTATTAAGAAAAGCAGGTGTTGAAGTAGAACATTTTTCAGAAGAATTATTAAAAGATGCGTAA
- a CDS encoding bicarbonate transporter BicA (Low/medium affinity, Na(+)-dependent bicarbonate transporter; Belongs to the SLC26A/SulP transporter (TC 2.A.53) family; Contains 1 STAS domain.), whose protein sequence is MSNKTGLFSNLKGDILGGITAGIVALPLALAFGVSSGLGAAAGLYGAIGIGFFAALFGGTNTQISGPTAPMTAVSMVVIAGIIGANDGNVEKALPYILTVFILAGLFQVLLGILGFGKYIKYIPYPVVSGFMTAIGVMILITQILPFLGYYPQDDAQFVEQFKPEAEEILLEKILQEEAAEGILVLEDYKETIERAEKITDHVINIEAKNLAKSISKTTIGTLKIVPRALQNINWIEFGLALATIFIIYGFKRITTTIPSTLVALFIVSGAAIAFNLNYRPIEQIPTGLPIPHFEIFTNFDLPKITPYIFTAISLALLGAIDSLLTSVVADNMTKTQHNPNKELIGQGIGNSIAGLIGGIPGAGATIRTVVNINAGGKTRLSGMIAAVLLLVILLALGPIASKIPAAVLAGILVTVGIGVMDYKGLKAIPNMPKTEVIIMIIVLILSVFWDLVFAVGLGLVIASLVFMKKMGDITSNQSKVSSIAEEIAWQDEKELSPKLREEVFVKHLNGPLFFGFTSEFQQLARQVPDTASTVVIRMDNVPYMDQSGLYAFEDIILDLVKKDIQILLVGLKEQPHYLMSNIDIIPDLIPEAHIFENFHDCNEWIGNHVIDLY, encoded by the coding sequence ATGTCAAATAAAACAGGGTTATTCTCAAACCTTAAAGGAGATATATTAGGGGGGATTACAGCAGGAATTGTAGCATTACCTCTAGCGTTAGCATTCGGTGTCAGCTCAGGTTTAGGAGCAGCGGCCGGATTATATGGAGCCATTGGGATTGGTTTTTTTGCAGCATTATTTGGAGGCACAAACACCCAAATATCAGGTCCAACTGCACCTATGACAGCAGTATCTATGGTTGTCATTGCAGGAATTATTGGAGCCAATGATGGAAATGTAGAAAAAGCTTTGCCTTATATTCTAACTGTATTTATCTTAGCAGGACTCTTCCAGGTATTATTAGGGATCTTAGGTTTTGGGAAATATATAAAATACATTCCTTACCCTGTAGTTTCTGGTTTTATGACTGCTATCGGAGTTATGATTCTCATCACTCAAATTTTACCTTTTCTTGGATATTATCCTCAAGATGATGCCCAATTTGTAGAGCAATTTAAACCTGAAGCTGAAGAAATACTTCTTGAAAAAATACTTCAAGAAGAAGCTGCTGAAGGGATTCTCGTTTTAGAAGATTATAAAGAAACCATTGAACGTGCTGAAAAAATAACCGATCATGTTATCAATATAGAAGCAAAAAATTTAGCAAAAAGTATATCCAAAACAACTATCGGTACATTAAAAATAGTACCTAGAGCTCTACAGAATATAAATTGGATTGAATTCGGTTTAGCTTTAGCTACTATTTTTATTATTTACGGTTTTAAAAGAATTACAACTACTATCCCCAGTACTTTAGTTGCTTTATTTATTGTATCGGGAGCAGCCATTGCTTTTAATTTAAACTACCGTCCTATCGAACAAATTCCTACCGGTTTACCCATACCCCATTTTGAAATCTTCACTAATTTTGATTTACCTAAAATAACACCTTATATTTTTACGGCTATTTCTTTAGCTTTATTAGGTGCTATTGATTCCCTCTTAACTTCTGTTGTAGCAGATAACATGACGAAAACCCAACACAATCCTAATAAAGAATTAATTGGACAAGGTATTGGAAATAGCATAGCAGGTTTAATAGGAGGAATTCCAGGTGCAGGAGCTACCATTCGTACTGTAGTAAATATTAATGCTGGTGGTAAAACACGCTTATCAGGAATGATTGCAGCGGTTTTACTTTTAGTCATTTTATTAGCTTTAGGACCTATTGCTTCTAAAATTCCAGCAGCTGTTCTAGCAGGAATCTTAGTTACCGTAGGTATTGGAGTTATGGATTACAAAGGACTTAAAGCCATCCCTAACATGCCAAAAACTGAAGTTATTATTATGATTATCGTTTTGATTCTATCTGTTTTTTGGGACTTGGTTTTTGCAGTAGGATTAGGTTTAGTCATTGCATCTTTAGTTTTCATGAAAAAAATGGGAGATATTACATCTAATCAGTCTAAAGTATCTTCTATTGCTGAGGAAATTGCATGGCAAGATGAAAAAGAACTTTCTCCTAAATTAAGAGAAGAAGTATTTGTTAAACATTTAAACGGACCTTTATTTTTTGGATTTACATCTGAATTTCAACAATTGGCTCGACAAGTACCAGATACTGCTTCAACAGTTGTAATTCGGATGGACAATGTGCCTTATATGGATCAATCTGGATTATATGCTTTTGAAGATATCATTCTAGATTTAGTTAAAAAAGATATTCAAATATTATTAGTAGGACTCAAAGAACAACCACATTACTTAATGTCCAATATTGATATTATTCCTGATCTAATTCCAGAAGCACATATCTTTGAGAATTTCCATGATTGTAATGAATGGATTGGAAACCACGTAATTGATTTATATTAA
- a CDS encoding putative symporter (Belongs to the sodium:solute symporter (SSF) (TC 2.A.21) family.), with protein sequence MNITGVISFIGFTALVAIISYMKTKSKETTSSEGYFLGGRSLTGPVIAGSLLLTNLSTEQIVGLNGNAYEQGILVMAWETLAAVAMVVTALFLLPRYLKGGITTVPQFLEERYDKMTKTMVSTLFLSGYVVIFLPIVLYSGAVAISTIFGIPELLGVNKTVAIWICVWSIGSIGSIYAVFGGLRAVAVSDTINAIGLLIGGLLIPFFGLIVMGDGSLGEGINKIVTDHPEHMNAIGSEDSSIPFSTIFTGMMLVQLFYWGTNQAIIQRALGAKNLKEGQKGLLLASFFKILGPLIVVLPGIIAFHLYSGTGLVEKPDEAYPVLVKNVLPTYLIGFFAAVLFGAILSSFNSALNSAVTLFGVDIYKEHINKDASDRETVAAGKKFGIVLAVLSMLIAPLIMYASDGLFGYLQEVNGCYSIPILTIIVVGYLTRYVPAIAAKIGLTLGCVLYIISQFIVKPYIVGEEGYPHFLHVMAILFVMNVIIMLVIGKLNPREEAFVLEDSGKVNIIPWKYASTVGAVICLVVVTIYWYFS encoded by the coding sequence ATGAATATTACTGGAGTTATTTCATTCATAGGATTTACGGCATTAGTAGCCATAATTTCCTATATGAAAACTAAATCAAAAGAAACGACATCCTCAGAAGGATATTTCTTAGGAGGGAGGAGTTTAACAGGACCGGTGATTGCAGGTTCTTTATTATTAACTAACTTATCTACAGAACAAATTGTTGGTTTAAATGGTAATGCTTATGAGCAGGGGATTTTGGTCATGGCATGGGAAACTTTAGCTGCTGTTGCTATGGTGGTTACAGCGCTATTTTTATTACCACGATATCTAAAAGGAGGAATTACAACCGTTCCTCAGTTTTTAGAAGAACGATATGATAAAATGACCAAAACAATGGTCTCTACTTTGTTTTTATCAGGTTATGTAGTGATTTTTCTTCCTATTGTATTGTACTCAGGAGCGGTAGCGATTAGTACAATTTTTGGTATACCTGAACTTTTAGGAGTGAACAAAACCGTTGCAATATGGATTTGTGTATGGAGTATCGGAAGTATTGGATCCATTTATGCTGTGTTTGGAGGTCTAAGAGCTGTAGCAGTATCGGATACCATAAATGCTATTGGATTGTTGATAGGAGGGTTGTTAATTCCTTTCTTTGGCTTAATTGTGATGGGAGATGGTAGTTTAGGAGAAGGAATTAATAAAATAGTTACAGATCATCCTGAACATATGAACGCTATTGGTTCAGAGGATTCATCTATTCCTTTCTCGACTATTTTTACAGGAATGATGTTAGTCCAATTATTTTATTGGGGAACCAACCAAGCCATTATTCAAAGAGCATTAGGAGCTAAAAATTTAAAAGAAGGTCAAAAAGGATTGTTACTAGCTTCTTTTTTTAAAATCTTAGGGCCTCTTATTGTTGTTTTACCTGGAATCATTGCATTTCATTTATATTCAGGAACTGGATTAGTAGAAAAACCAGATGAAGCTTACCCAGTATTGGTTAAAAATGTTTTACCTACCTATTTGATTGGTTTCTTTGCAGCTGTTTTATTTGGAGCAATTTTAAGTTCTTTTAATAGTGCTTTAAATAGTGCGGTGACCTTGTTTGGAGTAGATATTTATAAAGAACATATTAACAAAGATGCTTCAGATAGAGAGACAGTTGCCGCAGGGAAAAAATTTGGAATTGTATTGGCTGTTTTATCGATGCTTATTGCACCTTTAATTATGTATGCCTCTGATGGGTTATTTGGATATCTACAAGAAGTGAACGGTTGTTATAGTATTCCTATTCTTACTATAATTGTTGTAGGGTATTTAACACGATATGTTCCAGCAATAGCCGCGAAAATAGGATTAACTTTAGGTTGTGTTTTATATATCATTAGTCAGTTTATAGTAAAACCATATATAGTTGGGGAAGAAGGATATCCACATTTTTTACATGTGATGGCTATTTTGTTCGTTATGAACGTGATTATTATGTTAGTTATTGGAAAACTAAATCCTAGAGAGGAAGCTTTTGTTCTCGAAGATTCAGGAAAAGTGAATATAATACCATGGAAATATGCTTCGACTGTTGGGGCAGTAATTTGCTTGGTAGTAGTAACGATCTACTGGTATTTTTCTTAA
- a CDS encoding lipid-A-disaccharide synthase (Condensation of UDP-2,3-diacylglucosamine and 2,3- diacylglucosamine-1-phosphate to form lipid A disaccharide, a precursor of lipid A, a phosphorylated glycolipid that anchors the lipopolysaccharide to the outer membrane of the cell; Belongs to the LpxB family.; KEGG: rsq:Rsph17025_2141 lipid-A-disaccharide synthase) — protein MKYYIVAGEASGDLHASNMMKEIKKNDPQATFRCWGGDLMEAQGGTIVKHYKDLAFMGFIDVILNIRTIFKNIKFCKKDIKDYNPDVVILVDYPGFNLRISDYVRNTLKIKTLYYISPTVWAWKPNRAKTIMKTVDALYVIFPFEEKWYQDHFNYSVQFVGHPLLDAIEDRENDPKELRKELNLSDKPIVLLMPGSRTREIQSMLPIMGEMVMHYPDYEFVIAGAPSQEESFYRKFVSNEVKFVSNRTYDLLSIAHAALVTSGTATLETALFNVPEIICYKGDPVSWWIAKNFLVKLDYIGIVNLIMEKEIAKELLQGDMNTNNLKKELGILLSGKGRQEMLNNYQALYKKLGGKGASKRLADQIQHQMDLK, from the coding sequence ATGAAATATTACATCGTTGCAGGAGAGGCTTCAGGAGATTTACATGCCTCAAACATGATGAAGGAAATCAAAAAGAATGATCCTCAGGCTACATTTAGATGTTGGGGAGGAGATCTAATGGAAGCTCAAGGAGGAACTATTGTAAAACATTACAAAGACCTTGCTTTCATGGGGTTTATCGATGTAATATTAAACATAAGAACTATTTTCAAAAATATTAAATTTTGTAAGAAAGATATTAAAGATTATAACCCAGATGTTGTCATATTAGTCGATTATCCAGGATTTAATCTTCGAATTTCTGATTATGTTCGAAATACACTAAAAATTAAGACCCTGTATTATATTTCACCTACTGTATGGGCTTGGAAACCTAACCGCGCCAAGACCATTATGAAAACAGTAGATGCATTATATGTTATCTTCCCTTTTGAAGAGAAATGGTATCAAGATCACTTCAATTATTCTGTACAGTTTGTTGGTCATCCTTTACTAGATGCTATTGAAGATCGTGAAAATGACCCTAAAGAATTACGAAAAGAATTGAATCTCTCTGATAAACCTATTGTTCTTTTAATGCCTGGAAGTAGAACACGCGAAATACAAAGCATGTTACCTATAATGGGAGAAATGGTAATGCATTATCCGGATTATGAATTTGTTATTGCTGGTGCACCTTCTCAAGAGGAATCATTTTATAGAAAATTTGTTTCTAATGAAGTAAAATTTGTTTCAAATAGAACCTATGATTTATTAAGCATTGCTCATGCAGCTTTAGTAACTTCTGGTACTGCAACATTGGAAACAGCACTTTTTAACGTTCCTGAAATTATCTGCTATAAAGGAGACCCTGTTTCATGGTGGATTGCTAAAAATTTCTTAGTAAAACTTGATTATATTGGTATTGTCAATCTTATTATGGAAAAAGAAATCGCCAAAGAACTTTTACAAGGAGATATGAATACCAACAATTTAAAAAAGGAATTAGGTATACTGCTTAGTGGAAAAGGACGACAAGAAATGCTTAACAACTATCAGGCATTATATAAAAAATTAGGTGGAAAAGGAGCTTCAAAAAGATTAGCAGATCAGATACAGCATCAAATGGATTTAAAATAG